A genomic region of Parus major isolate Abel chromosome 14, Parus_major1.1, whole genome shotgun sequence contains the following coding sequences:
- the SCNN1G gene encoding amiloride-sensitive sodium channel subunit gamma, giving the protein MAPPGPEGGRAAATAPGKKITARLKRTLPVRGPQAPTLSELMRWYCLNTNTHGCRRIVVSRGRLRRLLWILLTLSAVGLILWQCAELLMNYYSASVSVTVQFQKLPFPAVTICNINPYKYSAMKEYLSELDKETKKALETFYGFSEGKSKVRRSVDDWNSSGSDFFQQIPLLKVEDFSRTATDLHSGQKRKIEGSVFHKDSSIVNSGDSNDIIGFQLCDANNSSECALYTFSSGVNAIQEWYKLHYMNIMAQIPLETKEKLSYSAEDLILTCFFDGLSCDKRHFTRFHHPLHGNCYTFNSGENGSILSTSTGGSEYGLQVVLYIDEADYNPFLVTSTGAKIIVHDQNEYPFIEDIGTEIETAAATSIGMHFTQSRKLSKPYSDCTETGDDIPVENLYNKSYSLQICLHSCFQKAMVDSCGCAQYAQPLPAGAEYCNYKKNPNWMYCYYRLHEKFVKEQLGCQQICKDACSFKEWALTTSIAQWPSIVSEDWMLRVLSWDKGQKLNKKLNKTDLANLMVFYKDLNERFISENPANTLVILLSNFGGQLGLWMSCSVVCVIEIVEVFFIDSLSIVMRRQWQKAKKWWNGRQQRSSGKAPQARDVERQGHDNPVCIDEDLPTFTTALRLPLPQDSPLPRTPPPNYSTLRLETAFAEQLPDTLELGQH; this is encoded by the exons ATGGCGCCGCCGGGCCCGGAGGGCGGCCGAG CGGCCGCCACGGCTCCCGGTAAGAAGATCACGGCGCGGCTGAAGCGGACGCTGCCGGTGCGGGGCCCGCAGGCGCCCACGCTGAGCGAGCTGATGCGCTGGTACTGCCTCAACACCAACACGCACGGCTGCCGCCGCATCGTGGTGTCCCGCGGCCGCCTGCGCCGCCTGCTCTGGATCCTGCTGACCCTCAGCGCCGTGGGGCTCATCCTCTGGCAGTGCGCGGAGCTCCTCATGAACTACTACAGCGCCTCGGTCTCCGTCACCGTCCAGTTCCAGAAGCTGCCGTTCCCCGCCGTCACCATCTGCAACATCAACCCCTACAA GTACAGTGCCATGAAAGAATATTTATCTGAGTTGgacaaagagacaaaaaaggCTTTGGAGACTTTCTATGGATTTTCTGAGGGCAAGTCCAAGGTGCGCCGGTCAGTGGATGACTGGAACAGCTCAGGGAGCGACTTCTTCCAGCAGATCCCTCTGCTGAAGGTCGAGGACTTCTCCAGGACAGCGACTGACCTGCACAGtgggcagaagaggaaaatagagGGAAGTGTCTTTCACAAGGACTCGTCCATCGTGAACTCGGGTGATTCCAATGACATCATTGGCTTTCAGCTG TGTGACGCGAACAACAGCAGTGAGTGTGCCCTGTACACGTTCAGTTCGGGTGTTAACGCTATCCAGGAGTGGTACAAGCTGCATTACATGAACATCATGGCACAAATTCCCCTGGAGACTAAGGAAAAATTGAGTTATTCTGCTGAAGACCTTATACTGACATGTTTCTTTGATGGACTATCTTGTGACAAAAG GCACTTCACTCGTTTCCATCACCCCCTCCACGGGAACTGCTACACCTTCAACAGTGGTGAGAATGGGAGCATCCTGAGCACATCCACGGGTGGCAGCGAGTACG GATTGCAGGTTGTTCTGTACATCGACGAAGCCGACTACAACCCCTTCCTGGTGACATCCACGGGAGCCAAGATCATCGTCCACGACCAAAACGAGTATCCCTTCATTGAAGACATAGGCACGGAAATTGAAACTGCAGCGGCCACCTCCATAGGGATGCACTTT ACTCAGTCTCGCAAGCTGAGCAAACCCTACAGTGACTGCACAGAGACAGGAGATGACATACCTGTGGAAAATCTCTATAACAAGAGCTACTCACTCCAG atCTGCCTGCACTCCTGCTTCCAGAAGGCCATGGTGGACTCGTGTGGCTGTGCCCAGTATGCACAGCCCTTACCTGCTGGGGCCGAGTACTGCAACTACAAGAAGAACCCTAACTGGA TGTACTGCTACTACAGACTGCACGAAAAGTTTgtgaaggagcagctgggctgccaGCAGATCTGCAAAGATGCCTGCAG cttcaAGGAGTGGGCGCTCACCACCAGCATTGCTCAGTGGCCGTCCATCGTGTCAGAG GACTGGATGCTCCGAGTTCTCTCTTGGGACAAAGGGCAAAAACTCAACAAGAAGCTGAACAA GACGGACCTTGCCAACCTCATGGTGTTCTACAAGGACCTGAATGAGAGATTCATTTCGGAGAATCCTGCCAACACG ctcGTCATTCTTCTGTCCAACTTCGGGggccagctggggctgtggatGAGCTGCTCGGTGGTGTGTGTCATCGAGATCGTGGAGGTGTTCTTCATCGACTCGCTGTCCATCGTCATGCGGCGCCAGTGGCAGAAGGCAAAGAAGTGGTGGAACGGCCGCCAGCAGCGCAGCTCGGGCAAGGCCCCGCAGGCCAGAGACGTGGAGAGGCAGGGCCACGACAACCCCGTGTGCATCGACGAGGACCTGCCCACCTTCACCACCGCCCTGCGCCTGCCGCTGCCCCAGGACAGCcccctgcccaggacacccccTCCCAACTACAGCACTTTGCGGCTGGAAACGGCCTTCGCGGAGCAGCTGCCCGACACGCTGGAGCTCGGCCAGCACTGA